The Atribacteraceae bacterium genome includes a window with the following:
- a CDS encoding ABC transporter permease: protein MAEMIDHSEPAKKNILVERFSEMFLYGKSMVPALLILLVGLVLFFGLLTPHFLEFHNFQAIISNIPVVAILSVGMTFVLLIGGLDLSVGSILGFTAVTAVLFHEVGFPTWLVFLGCLGIGAIFGSLNGFIIAKVGINPVITTLGMMAFARGLASWFSLEIEILRTGRIYDQNFLNIARLFIPQNPPLFPITLIYIIALFILASFVLRYTNYGRMIYQTGSNEYAARLAGINVQRIKFLSYMISGIMASLAGAILLAQLGLGRDDAGIGAELEVITAVVLGGVTLAGGKGSLSGVIIAILILGVIRNGMVHLETVTGISFHWREVVKGAILILAVSIDAARTIATRRKQVIRQ, encoded by the coding sequence ATGGCTGAAATGATTGACCATTCGGAACCGGCTAAAAAGAACATTCTCGTGGAACGTTTTAGTGAAATGTTCCTGTACGGCAAGAGCATGGTCCCGGCTCTCCTTATCCTGCTGGTTGGCCTGGTGTTGTTTTTTGGCCTGTTAACCCCACATTTCCTGGAATTCCATAACTTTCAGGCCATCATCAGTAACATTCCGGTCGTTGCTATTCTATCAGTAGGGATGACCTTTGTGCTTTTGATCGGCGGTTTGGATTTATCGGTGGGTTCCATTCTGGGCTTCACCGCGGTCACCGCGGTCTTGTTTCATGAAGTGGGTTTTCCCACTTGGTTAGTATTCCTGGGGTGCTTGGGCATCGGGGCGATATTCGGTTCTCTGAATGGGTTCATCATCGCCAAAGTGGGGATCAACCCGGTGATTACCACCCTGGGGATGATGGCTTTCGCCCGGGGACTGGCTTCCTGGTTTTCCTTGGAGATCGAGATTCTCCGAACCGGTCGTATTTATGACCAGAACTTTCTGAACATTGCCCGATTGTTCATTCCCCAGAACCCTCCCCTGTTTCCCATAACCCTGATCTACATTATTGCCTTGTTTATCCTGGCCTCCTTCGTGTTGAGATACACCAACTACGGGCGCATGATATACCAGACCGGCAGCAACGAGTACGCCGCCCGGCTGGCCGGGATTAACGTCCAGCGTATCAAATTCCTGAGCTACATGATCTCGGGGATCATGGCCTCGCTGGCCGGGGCGATACTGCTTGCGCAGTTGGGCCTGGGTCGGGACGACGCTGGGATCGGAGCGGAGTTGGAAGTGATTACCGCCGTGGTGCTGGGTGGAGTCACTCTGGCGGGGGGGAAAGGGAGTCTATCGGGAGTAATCATCGCCATTCTTATCCTGGGAGTTATACGTAACGGCATGGTGCACTTGGAAACTGTCACCGGCATCTCGTTCCACTGGAGAGAAGTGGTTAAGGGAGCTATCCTGATCCTGGCGGTATCCATCGACGCCGCCCGTACCATAGCTACCCGGCGCAAGCAGGTGATCAGGCAGTAG
- a CDS encoding ABC transporter permease yields the protein MASKQNLKNKWSTTLILFLILLVMVVTFSVLSRDFISHFNIISMLTNISFIGIIAGTLTFVMITGGLDISVGGNIALVSCVVAALYNMPEPLPMWLITLIGLGVGACIGSLNGLLITRLNLSPIITTLGTMAMAQGGAFVISRGLSILVFEDFIGFIGRGSVLGLPTPLFLFGVIYVVLGIVLARSKLGRKVYCIGANQEAARLSGIQVERVKFGLYLMSGLAASFSGLILVGQTAVGMPQHGIGTELDIISAVLLGGTALSGGKGSILGTLAGALILGVLYNGFTMIGFKWVHIRIFQGILLIAIVAIYELRERKRY from the coding sequence ATGGCAAGCAAACAAAACCTGAAGAATAAATGGTCTACCACCCTCATCCTGTTTCTGATCCTCCTGGTGATGGTGGTCACCTTTTCCGTTTTGAGTAGAGACTTCATCTCGCATTTCAACATAATCTCCATGTTGACCAATATCTCGTTTATCGGGATCATTGCTGGTACGCTCACGTTCGTCATGATTACCGGGGGCCTCGATATATCGGTCGGCGGGAATATCGCCCTGGTTTCATGTGTGGTCGCAGCACTATATAATATGCCCGAACCCCTTCCCATGTGGCTGATCACCCTGATCGGATTGGGCGTCGGGGCCTGCATCGGCTCTTTGAACGGGTTGCTCATCACCCGCTTGAACTTAAGTCCCATCATCACCACTCTGGGGACTATGGCCATGGCCCAGGGGGGAGCCTTTGTCATTTCCCGGGGTCTTTCCATTCTGGTTTTTGAAGACTTCATCGGTTTTATCGGTCGGGGAAGCGTGTTGGGATTGCCCACCCCCCTGTTTCTGTTCGGAGTGATCTATGTCGTGTTGGGGATTGTACTGGCCCGTTCCAAGTTGGGACGCAAGGTCTACTGTATCGGGGCTAACCAGGAAGCGGCCCGCCTGTCGGGTATCCAGGTGGAACGGGTCAAATTCGGCCTGTACCTGATGAGCGGCCTGGCTGCTTCCTTCAGCGGGCTGATCCTGGTCGGCCAAACAGCCGTAGGGATGCCTCAGCATGGAATCGGTACAGAGCTCGACATCATCTCCGCAGTGCTGTTGGGGGGGACCGCCTTATCCGGTGGTAAGGGATCGATCCTGGGTACTTTGGCCGGCGCCCTTATATTAGGAGTGCTGTACAACGGATTTACCATGATTGGCTTCAAATGGGTGCATATCCGGATCTTCCAGGGAATCCTTTTGATCGCCATTGTCGCCATATACGAGTTACGGGAAAGGAAGCGATACTGA